A stretch of Henckelia pumila isolate YLH828 chromosome 4, ASM3356847v2, whole genome shotgun sequence DNA encodes these proteins:
- the LOC140861620 gene encoding uncharacterized protein, with translation MAENANLILRQLGEDPHKHLMEFHVVCTSMKPHGVTEEHIQLRAFPFLLKNVAKDWLYYLPPGSITTWAEINRIFLEKCFPASRTDYARCGQWRSFVDKTPIQARNLIENMAANSQQFGTNRSDPAPRRGNEVCEICTARGHAIDMCLTLQEKTSEQVNAAEGLPGAPQRNYYSYSNTFNPGWKDHPNLRYGNPPANQSGPQTQSNNQPYGHCILHNSSILKFQCLETRASIQHLNTQVGQLAIAINRLEAQNSSSLPSQTVVNPKENVSAITFRSGRELKVHEEVVKEPVQNEYEEKFKVEQTELNHKEAPRGDIQLETTMLDLGALINVMPYSVYFSINVGPLNETTIIIQMADRSTIYPRGVLEDVLVQVDNLVFPANFYVLDMKNNDLKSPILLGKPFLKTSKSIIDVNNGTLTMEFDGEIVKFNIFDNLNFPSCESVVNNLDIHDHLSQEHTKDMNEGT, from the exons ATGGCTGAAAACGCAAATCTTATTctgagacaattgg gtgaggatccacACAAGCACttaatggaattccatgtggtgtGCACAAGCATGAAACCACATGGAGTAACAGAGGAGCATATCCAACTGAGAGCCTTTCCGTTTTTGTTAAAGAATGTTGCAAAGGATTGGTTATACTACCTACCTCCTGGATCCATCACCACCTGGGCAGAGATAAATAGGATATTTCTAGAGAAGTGCTTTCCAGCTTCGAGAACG GATTATGCTagatgcggccagtggaggagttttgtggacaaaacaccaATCCAAGCAAGGAATTTGATCgaaaatatggctgccaattctcagcaatttggcactaACAGGAGTGATCCAGCACCCAGACGGGGcaatgag GTTTGTGAAATTTGCACTGCAAGGGGACATGCAATTGACATGTGTCTCACGCTTCAAGAGAAAACGAGTGAACAAGTCAATGCAGCTGAAGGATTACCTGGGGCACCACAGAGAAATTATTATTCTTACTCAAATACATTCAAtccaggttggaaggatcatccaaacctcAGATATGGAAACCCTCCGGCGAATCAATCTGGACCTCAGACACAATCGAATAACCAACCCTACGGCCACTGTATCCTCCACAACAGCAGCATCCTCAAATTCCAATGCCTG GAAacgagagcaagtatccaacactTGAACACTCAAgtggggcagttggcaatcGCCATTAATAGGTTAGAAGCACAAAATTCTAGCAGTTTACCATCACAGACAGTGGTGAATCCAAAGGAGAATGTGAGTGCAATCACCTTTAGGAGTGGAAGAGAGTTGAAGGTTCATGAAGAAGTGGTGAAAGAGCCAGTACAAAACGAATATGAGGAGAAATTCAAGGTAGAGCAGACTGAGCTTAATCACAAAGAAgcaccaagag GAGATATTCAGCTTGAAACGACCATGCTAGACTTAGGAGCATTGATTAATGTCATGCCATATTCTGTTTATTTTTCCATAAATGTTGGGCCCTTGAATGAAACCACAATTATTATTCAGATGGCTGATAGGTCTACTATTTATCCTAGAGGTGTGTTAGAAGATGTTCTTGTGCAAGTTGATAACTTGGTTTTTCCTGCTAATTTTTATGTGCTTGATATGAAAAACAATGATTTGAAGAGCCCAATTTTGCTAggaaaaccatttcttaaaacttcGAAATCTATCATAGATGTTAACAAtggtactctcactatggaatttgatggggaGATtgtcaagtttaatatttttgataaccTGAATTTTCCTAgttgtgaaagtgttgttaataatCTTGATATCCATGATCACTTGTCACAAGAACACACGAAAGATATGAATGAGG GTACCTAA